From Ramlibacter tataouinensis, the proteins below share one genomic window:
- the rseP gene encoding RIP metalloprotease RseP — MLTTILAFIVALGLLIAVHEYGHYRVAVACGVKVLRFSVGFGKTLYRYKPRKQRPGQDTEFVIGAFPLGGYVRMLDEREGDVPPEERHLAFNTQPLKSRAAIVAAGPLANLLLAVLLYAGVNWWGVQEPMAVLASPVPGSIAEQAGLRGGERVGAAGFDGDAMQPVRSFEDLRWLITRGALDGRDVRLQLEGGSRQPVLALSRLPVREADAQLFRRIGLIGPWTPPLIGELVDKGAAQRAGLRKGDLVLAVGGVDVADGMQLRERIRASVKNGQGARETWRVRREGQVLDLEVQPDAVPEGQAVVGRIGAYVGAPPETTVVRYGPVEGLWKGVVRTWEVSVMTLRMMGRMVIGQASIKNLSGPLTIADYAGKSASMGLTQYVVFLALISVSLGVLNLLPLPVLDGGHLMYYMYEAVTGRSISDAWMERLQRGGVAVLLLMMSIALFNDVSRLFG; from the coding sequence TTGCTCACCACCATCCTGGCCTTCATCGTCGCGCTCGGGCTGCTGATCGCCGTACATGAGTACGGCCACTACCGCGTGGCCGTGGCGTGCGGCGTCAAGGTGCTGCGCTTTTCCGTGGGCTTCGGCAAGACGCTGTACCGCTACAAGCCCCGGAAGCAGCGTCCCGGGCAGGACACCGAGTTCGTCATCGGAGCCTTTCCGCTGGGCGGCTACGTGCGGATGCTCGACGAGCGCGAGGGCGACGTGCCCCCCGAAGAGCGCCACCTGGCCTTCAACACCCAGCCGCTGAAGTCGCGGGCGGCCATCGTGGCCGCCGGCCCGCTGGCCAACCTGTTGCTGGCCGTGCTGCTCTATGCCGGCGTGAACTGGTGGGGGGTACAGGAGCCGATGGCCGTCCTGGCCAGCCCGGTGCCGGGCTCGATCGCCGAGCAGGCGGGGCTGCGCGGCGGCGAGCGCGTGGGCGCCGCCGGCTTCGATGGCGATGCCATGCAGCCGGTCCGCTCGTTCGAGGACCTGCGCTGGCTGATCACCCGCGGCGCGCTGGACGGCCGCGACGTGCGGCTGCAGCTCGAAGGCGGCTCGCGCCAGCCCGTGCTCGCGCTCAGCCGGCTGCCGGTGCGCGAAGCCGACGCGCAGCTTTTTCGCCGGATCGGGCTGATCGGGCCCTGGACCCCGCCGCTCATCGGCGAACTGGTGGACAAGGGCGCGGCGCAGCGCGCGGGCTTGCGCAAGGGCGACCTGGTGCTGGCGGTCGGCGGCGTCGACGTGGCCGACGGCATGCAGCTTCGCGAGCGCATTCGCGCCTCGGTCAAGAACGGGCAGGGCGCGCGCGAGACCTGGCGCGTGCGGCGCGAAGGCCAGGTGCTGGACCTCGAGGTCCAGCCCGATGCCGTGCCGGAGGGCCAGGCCGTCGTCGGGCGCATCGGCGCCTACGTCGGGGCGCCGCCGGAAACCACGGTGGTGCGCTACGGCCCGGTCGAGGGCCTGTGGAAAGGCGTCGTCCGCACCTGGGAGGTCTCGGTCATGACGCTGCGCATGATGGGCCGGATGGTGATCGGCCAGGCCTCGATCAAGAACCTGAGCGGGCCGCTCACCATCGCCGACTACGCGGGCAAGTCGGCCAGCATGGGGCTGACCCAGTACGTGGTGTTCCTGGCCCTGATCAGCGTGAGCCTGGGCGTGCTGAACCTGCTGCCTCTCCCAGTGCTGGATGGGGGGCACCTGATGTACTATATGTATGAGGCCGTCACGGGCCGGAGCATCTCCGACGCCTGGATGGAGCGCTTGCAGCGAGGCGGGGTCGCGGTGCTGCTGCTCATGATGTCGATCGCGCTGTTCAACGACGTCTCTCGTCTCTTTGGATAA
- a CDS encoding 1-deoxy-D-xylulose-5-phosphate reductoisomerase, whose amino-acid sequence MKQQVAVLGSTGSVGANTLDVIARHPDRFEVFALTASTRVDLMLEQIGRFRPAFAVMADEAAGRELAGRLAGEDLRTRVLWGAKAIEEVAAHEAVHSVMAAIVGAAGLASCIAAARAGKRLLLANKEALVVGGELFLAAVREGGAKLLPIDSEHSAIFQSLPEDPATWDARVDKIILTASGGPFRTREPASLRHVTPEEACAHPNWVMGRKISVDSATMMNKALEVIEARYLFGLPPERLEVVIHPQSVIHSMVQFRDTSVVAQLGTPDMRVPIAYGLSWPERVASGAAALDFHTLADMSFESLDSRGHPERFPGLALAWEALRAPPGTTAVLNAANEVAVAAFLDRRIRFDQIHRVNLATLSAVHPSKPESLEDLLGLDALSREAAHAAIGRLGE is encoded by the coding sequence ATGAAGCAGCAGGTCGCCGTTCTCGGCTCCACCGGCTCGGTGGGCGCCAACACACTGGACGTGATCGCGCGCCATCCGGACCGTTTCGAGGTGTTCGCGCTGACGGCATCCACCCGGGTGGACCTGATGCTGGAGCAGATCGGCCGCTTCCGCCCCGCATTCGCGGTCATGGCCGACGAAGCCGCCGGGCGCGAGCTGGCCGGCCGGCTGGCCGGCGAGGACCTGCGCACCCGCGTGCTCTGGGGCGCGAAGGCGATCGAAGAGGTGGCCGCGCATGAAGCCGTGCACAGCGTGATGGCGGCCATCGTGGGCGCGGCGGGGCTGGCGTCCTGCATCGCGGCCGCGCGCGCCGGCAAGCGCCTGCTGCTGGCCAACAAGGAGGCCCTGGTCGTCGGCGGCGAGCTGTTCCTGGCGGCCGTGCGCGAGGGCGGCGCCAAGCTGCTGCCCATCGACAGCGAGCATTCGGCGATCTTCCAGTCGCTCCCTGAGGATCCCGCCACCTGGGACGCGCGCGTCGACAAGATCATCCTGACCGCGTCGGGCGGGCCGTTCCGCACGCGCGAGCCAGCGTCGCTGCGCCACGTGACCCCCGAGGAGGCCTGCGCGCACCCGAACTGGGTGATGGGCCGCAAGATTTCGGTGGACTCGGCCACCATGATGAACAAGGCGCTCGAGGTGATCGAGGCGCGCTACCTGTTCGGCCTGCCGCCCGAGCGCCTGGAAGTGGTGATTCATCCGCAAAGCGTGATCCACTCGATGGTCCAGTTTCGCGACACCTCGGTGGTCGCGCAGCTCGGCACGCCGGACATGCGGGTGCCGATCGCCTACGGCCTGTCCTGGCCCGAGCGTGTCGCGTCCGGCGCCGCGGCGCTGGACTTCCACACGCTGGCCGACATGAGCTTCGAGTCGCTGGACAGTCGCGGCCACCCCGAGCGTTTCCCCGGGCTGGCGCTGGCCTGGGAGGCGCTGCGCGCGCCGCCCGGCACCACCGCTGTGCTGAACGCGGCCAACGAGGTCGCAGTGGCGGCCTTCCTCGACCGCCGGATCCGCTTCGACCAGATCCACCGGGTCAACCTTGCAACTTTGTCGGCGGTCCACCCCTCCAAACCGGAGTCGCTGGAAGATCTGCTGGGGCTGGATGCGCTGTCGCGAGAGGCCGCGCACGCCGCCATCGGCAGGCTGGGCGAGTGA
- a CDS encoding phosphatidate cytidylyltransferase yields the protein MLKQRVITAIVLLAILLPALFWPSPVPFAAVALVLIAAAAWEWGRLNGMDSTGAVVLGAVCLALCGLSWQLGWTHTPLPLLWYAAAACWVLGGAALLRAGVAGWPHIARPVRIAGGVLALWVAWLAVAQARSIGINFLLSVLVLVWVADIFAYFAGRSFGLKFTRQRLAPTISPGKSWEGVWGGMAGVVLLAFAWTWADREFGGSDLSLYSRLAAHGWWLLVVAALFLAAMSVVGDLSKSVVKRSVGVKDSSNLLPGHGGVLDRVDALLPTVPLAMMLATLAGR from the coding sequence ATGCTCAAGCAGCGCGTGATCACGGCCATCGTCCTGCTGGCCATCCTGCTTCCGGCCCTGTTCTGGCCCTCGCCGGTGCCGTTCGCGGCGGTGGCGCTGGTCCTGATCGCGGCGGCGGCCTGGGAATGGGGCCGGCTGAATGGAATGGATTCGACCGGTGCCGTGGTGCTTGGCGCGGTCTGCCTGGCCTTGTGCGGGCTCTCCTGGCAGCTAGGCTGGACCCACACACCGCTCCCCCTGCTCTGGTATGCGGCGGCAGCCTGCTGGGTGCTGGGCGGTGCCGCGCTGCTGCGCGCCGGTGTGGCCGGCTGGCCCCACATCGCGAGGCCGGTGCGCATCGCCGGCGGCGTGCTCGCCCTCTGGGTGGCGTGGCTGGCGGTGGCGCAGGCCCGCAGCATCGGCATCAACTTCCTGCTGTCCGTGCTGGTGCTGGTGTGGGTCGCGGACATCTTCGCCTATTTCGCCGGCCGCAGCTTCGGTCTGAAGTTCACCCGCCAGCGCCTGGCGCCGACGATCAGCCCGGGCAAGAGCTGGGAGGGCGTGTGGGGCGGCATGGCCGGCGTGGTGCTGCTGGCGTTCGCGTGGACCTGGGCCGACCGTGAATTCGGCGGCTCCGACCTCAGCCTCTACTCGCGCCTGGCCGCGCACGGCTGGTGGCTGCTGGTCGTCGCGGCGCTGTTCCTCGCCGCGATGAGCGTGGTGGGCGACCTCTCCAAGTCGGTCGTCAAGCGCAGCGTGGGCGTGAAGGACTCCAGCAACCTGCTGCCGGGGCACGGCGGCGTGCTCGACCGCGTGGACGCGCTCCTGCCCACCGTGCCGCTGGCCATGATGCTCGCAACCCTGGCCGGACGATGA
- the uppS gene encoding polyprenyl diphosphate synthase → MTHPRIPHHVAIVMDGNGRWATRRFLPRVAGHKKGMDALRACVRHCGERGVKVLTVFAFSSENWNRPAEEVSGLMELLAAALSREVPQLKAEGVRIHFIGDRAALTDKVRHGLAQAEAATASNTHLVFNICFNYGGRWDIAQAAARVTARGELVTEQNLVAAMALAHVPDPDLVIRTGGEKRLSNFLLWQAAYSELHFSDKLWPEFDEAEIDAALAEYARRERRFGKTSEQVAAPAQKAA, encoded by the coding sequence ATGACTCACCCGCGTATCCCGCACCACGTCGCGATCGTCATGGACGGCAATGGGCGCTGGGCGACCCGCCGCTTCCTGCCGCGCGTGGCGGGCCACAAGAAGGGCATGGACGCGCTGCGCGCCTGCGTGCGCCACTGCGGCGAGCGCGGCGTGAAGGTGCTGACCGTGTTCGCTTTCTCTTCCGAGAACTGGAACCGTCCGGCCGAGGAGGTCTCCGGCCTGATGGAACTGCTGGCGGCGGCGCTTTCGCGCGAGGTGCCCCAGCTCAAGGCCGAGGGCGTGCGCATCCATTTCATCGGGGACCGCGCCGCGCTGACCGACAAGGTGCGCCACGGCCTGGCGCAGGCAGAGGCCGCCACCGCATCCAACACGCACCTGGTCTTCAACATCTGCTTCAACTACGGCGGGCGCTGGGACATCGCCCAGGCTGCTGCCCGCGTGACGGCGCGGGGAGAGCTGGTCACCGAGCAGAACCTGGTCGCGGCCATGGCGCTGGCGCATGTTCCCGACCCCGATCTGGTGATCCGCACGGGCGGCGAGAAGCGCCTTTCCAATTTCCTGCTCTGGCAGGCCGCCTATTCGGAACTGCACTTCTCCGACAAGTTGTGGCCTGAATTCGACGAGGCCGAGATCGATGCGGCCCTGGCCGAATATGCGCGCCGTGAGCGCCGCTTTGGCAAGACCTCGGAGCAGGTCGCGGCACCCGCGCAGAAGGCGGCCTGA
- the frr gene encoding ribosome recycling factor, with protein sequence MNSIPEIKKNMESKMDQSIAAFKNNLTKIRTGRANPGLLDTVHVDYYGSMLPISQVANVALLDARTISVQPWEKGMGAKIEKAIRDSDLGLNPASMGDLIRVPMPPMSEERRKEMTKLVRHEGEAAKIAVRNLRRDANEHVKKLVKDKEASEDDQKRSEADIQKLTDKHIAEIDKMVAGKEQEIMAV encoded by the coding sequence ATGAACAGCATTCCTGAAATCAAGAAGAACATGGAAAGCAAGATGGACCAGTCCATCGCCGCTTTCAAGAACAACCTGACCAAGATCCGCACCGGGCGCGCCAACCCCGGCCTGCTCGACACCGTGCACGTCGACTACTACGGCTCGATGCTGCCCATCAGCCAGGTGGCCAACGTGGCGCTGCTGGACGCGCGCACGATCAGCGTGCAGCCCTGGGAAAAGGGCATGGGCGCCAAGATCGAGAAGGCCATCCGCGACAGCGACCTGGGCCTGAACCCGGCCTCCATGGGCGACCTCATCCGCGTGCCGATGCCGCCGATGAGCGAGGAGCGGCGCAAGGAGATGACCAAGCTCGTGCGGCACGAAGGCGAAGCCGCCAAGATCGCGGTGCGCAACCTGCGGCGCGACGCCAACGAGCACGTCAAGAAGCTGGTGAAGGACAAGGAAGCGTCCGAAGACGACCAGAAGCGCTCCGAAGCCGACATCCAGAAGCTCACGGACAAGCACATCGCCGAGATCGACAAGATGGTCGCGGGCAAAGAGCAGGAGATCATGGCGGTTTGA
- the pyrH gene encoding UMP kinase: protein MTDAKPAHKRILLKLSGEALMGDDAFGINRSTIVRMVEEVAEVVNLGVEVAIVIGGGNIFRGVAGGSVGMDRATADYMGMLATVMNSLALADAMNKQGLVARVMSAIAIEQVVEPYVRPKALQYLEEGKVVVFAAGTGNPFFTTDTAAALRGAEIGAELVLKATKVDGVYSADPKKDPSATRYTKISFDDAMAQNLGIMDATAFALCRDQKLPIKVFSIFKHGALRRVVMGEDEGTLVYA from the coding sequence ATGACCGACGCCAAGCCGGCCCACAAGCGAATCTTGTTGAAGCTGTCCGGCGAGGCATTGATGGGGGATGACGCCTTCGGCATCAACCGCTCGACCATCGTCCGCATGGTGGAAGAGGTGGCCGAGGTCGTGAACCTGGGCGTGGAAGTGGCCATCGTGATCGGTGGCGGCAACATCTTCCGCGGCGTGGCCGGCGGCTCGGTCGGCATGGACCGGGCGACCGCCGACTACATGGGCATGCTGGCCACGGTGATGAACTCGCTGGCGCTGGCCGATGCCATGAACAAGCAGGGCCTGGTGGCGCGCGTGATGTCGGCCATCGCCATCGAGCAGGTGGTCGAGCCCTATGTGCGCCCCAAGGCGCTGCAATACCTCGAGGAAGGCAAGGTCGTGGTGTTCGCGGCCGGCACCGGCAACCCCTTCTTCACCACCGACACCGCCGCCGCGCTGCGCGGCGCCGAGATCGGCGCCGAGCTCGTGCTCAAGGCGACCAAGGTCGACGGCGTCTACAGCGCCGACCCCAAGAAGGATCCGTCGGCCACGCGCTACACCAAGATCTCGTTCGACGACGCAATGGCGCAGAATCTGGGCATCATGGACGCCACCGCCTTCGCCCTGTGCCGCGACCAGAAGCTGCCGATCAAGGTCTTCTCCATCTTCAAGCACGGCGCCCTGCGCCGGGTGGTGATGGGCGAGGACGAAGGCACGCTCGTTTATGCCTGA